Proteins found in one Quercus robur chromosome 2, dhQueRobu3.1, whole genome shotgun sequence genomic segment:
- the LOC126713782 gene encoding uncharacterized protein LOC126713782 produces MVQAEIHCGQAEIWRQITAAGDTCTEVTDCISQVLGLHILGWLGRLAFPPPRCLLVLPPRPLSCGVFPNFDSIFVPRDKDVSNCEGSADLHHSPSIVEFDETSSQISCRDAQSSSELSIPKSPPALLKGSVTTLNVDVLEQTVLHVQNQLLTHLESMNPLQHESMTQVVESTFIVLDRLLVNYTPFQERVKEFIACASSFADIE; encoded by the exons ATGGTCCAGGCTGAGATTCATTGCGGACAGGCTGAGATCTGGAGGCAAATTACTGCTGCTGGAGACACTTGTACTGAAG TGACAGATTGTATAAGTCAAGTTTTAGGACTTCATATTCTGGGTTGGTTGGGCCGGCTTGCTTTCCCTCCTCCTCGATGTTTATTAGTTCTTCCACCTCGGCCTCTCTCTTGTG GTGTTTTCCCTAATTTTGATTCCATATTTGTTCCTCGAGATAAAGATGTGTCTAATTGTGAAGGCTCTGCTGACCTGCATCATAGCCCTTCAATTGTTGAATTTGATGAGACGTCATCACAAATATCTTGTCGTGACGCTCAATCTTCGAGTGAATTGTCAATCCCCAAGAGTCCTCCTGCTTTGCTAAAAGGTAGCGTAACAACTTTAAACGTGGATGTGCTTGAGCAGACAGTGTTGCATGTTCAAAATCAGCTTCTTACCCATCTTGAATCAATGAATCCGCTTCAACACGAGTCCATGACACAGGTGGTGGAATCTACTTTTATCGTTTTGGATCGTCTATTAGTTAATTATACACCTTTTCAAGAGCGTGTGAAGGAGTTCATTGCCTGTGCATCATCATTTGCTGATATAGAGTAG